TCTTATCCCCACAGACCCACCTGACGGCTCCCCCTCCTGTTCCTTGGAGGCAGCTCTGAATTACACCTCTCTGAGACTGCTCTGCTCATGGTCTGGTGGATTCCCTTCCCCTTCTGTTCAGTGGATTGGAGATCTGAAAGATGCTAAACAAGACCAGGTCGACACAGGGCACAAAAGCAGTTCGTTAACCAACACTGCCCTTTTGCTGCCGTCTGAAGGCCTCCCCTCCAGCAGCTTTTTTACATGTGCGGGCTCCCACGTGGCACTCAGGCAGTCGGCAAATTGCAGCACACATGCATGTAAGAATTgacaacaagaacaagaaaaaaTCCATGTTCTCAAGCCCTCTCTAAATTCTTAATTCAACCTGACTTTACGCCAGATCTTCCAACTACAGAGCCAAATTGCTTCGCCTATGTACTAGAAAACAAGCAGAATCTGTTTCTGTCATGCTCCTGGGATGGAGGGGCCCCAAAGGCATTGGTATGGTGGGAAGGCCCAGGAGGCCAGGGAAATGGCGGGGAGGAGAACGCCAACATCCTGATTCTTGGCTACGGTGCTGCCTTCAGTGGGAAACCATACACCTGCCATGCTAAGCATCCACTTTTGTTGGAAACCAAGACCTGCAGGCTCACACTGGGTCGGTACACATAGTCAGAAACACCTCACATTAAATAGAAAGGCTTTTTCGTTCACATGTATTGTGGTTGACAGAGGCCCCCGTGCTGCTGACACAGCGCAGAGTCGTATCTGTCTATGAGGGGAGTGACGTCCAGCTCACCTGCAACCTCAGAGCCAACTATCTTCCAGTCAATGATGTCACCTGGTTTAACAATCAGGGTGAGGACGTCCAAGGCACCTCAAAGTATGTTCTGCTGCGAAAATCTGGATGGACCAATCTGACTGTGAGAGACACAGACGGCACCAAAGACAGCGGCGAGTACAGGTGCTCCACCTCCAACGCAGTGGGAGGAACCTACATCAATGTCACTTTAGTCGTCAAGAGTAAGAAATAACTGCATCTGTCTGTCATCCTGTCATACAgatgtgcatatttatttttgcattttctgGCTTTATCAGAATACCCAATGCCACCCAATGTAACTCTGGTCAAAGTGATGTACAACAGCCGGCAGAGGAATGCGGTAGAGCTGGAGTGGCATGTACAAAGCGAGGAGGACAGCGGTTGGACGGGTTTCATCCTGGAGCACACACCGGTGTCTGAGAAGATGGGACTCAAGGGAAGGAACAACGGGACCAAAGAGACAGATGGGCGGATTACCACAACAGATTGGTACAGTACGGCCATCCAGGAGCCAAAGCTCAGAAGCTACACAGTGGCAAAACTGACGCCCACCTTTACCTACCAGTTCCGCATTACACCTGTCAACTACCGCACCATAGGACATCCTTCTGCAGCAAGGACTCCAGGTACTGAGGGCTGTGGGGTTGGTGGCTGAGAACTGAGTCAGGGCCGCGAGGGCCAATGCCAGACCAAGTCTGTGTCAGTGACATGGATTGAAAACCACCTCAGGGGGATGAAACATGACAGAGACTGAGTGGGCTCAGAGATGTACTATTTTGCAATGTGTAACTTTGATGTGTTGCAGTGGAACCAGGCAATAACATGTACGGTGCTGTGGTCGGGGCAGCTATAGGTGGGATGATCTTTGCCGCCATCCCgacagtgctgctgctcatctacATAGTCCGCAACCGCAATAATAACTCCCGTGAGTCCAACACACAACACGTAATATTCTGATGGCTTGTCgtatcacagctgttccctcaTGTGCCAGTAACGCTGTGTTTCTCTCCTTAGGCCTACATGACATGCTGTTTGGCTCGTGAGTACCTGAACTTCCATCAGTGGCAATGAAATATGAGCTATGAATGATGCTGTGAGCTAATTTTGTGTCTAGACATATCTTTACGAGATTTCTTGTTTTAAGGCAGCACAGCCAGTCCAGGGAGAACATCAACTTTCCGGAGGATGAAGTGGTAGGAAGCTCAGAGGGAGGAACAGAGGAAATGGGTGGACCATCTAGTCCAGGTTAGATGCACTTTCAGCAAGCATGCATACTTAGAGATGTGTGTGAAACCTGAAAAGAATGTCTGATATAAAATATTGGCAGAGCCTCCATTCTGGTCTTTTTCCAGGATCAAGCATGGCTTTACCTCGGGCAGCTTCACCCCTCACTACTCCCCCGAGTGCCACCCTCACTGCCAGCCAACCCCCTCCCCCTGGAGATGACGAGCCAGTGAGCGTCATCATCAGTGTCAAGGCTGCAGGCTCATAACTATTTATTGGTTGTAGTTTACGCTgaaattaagattttttttgtaGACATTTTCACTTTTCTGTGATTTAAATATCAGTATAATTACAATAAACACTGACAAGCCCTGCTTACATTTGTGAGTAAACGCCTTGTCAGCCTTACTTTAAGTGTGGCTATAAAGGATCATTGATCTGCCAATAAATGTTACACATATAAACCACTGAACATCACCATTATAGCAATAGTATGTTTTTGGTTTTCCAAGCTGCCTTCTGAGATCTCTGTTTTTAAACACATATATAAATACAGTGAAAACTAATAAAATAGTTAATTTAAAATTACTACTTGTCACAGAACCAtttgcaaaaaacaaaatgcaggaCAGGCACTGATAATTTATTCAAAACTTTGGCCTATTTAAAAATCAAACATAATCAGAACAAAGGAGTCGTCTAAAAAGAATGTGGACAGCTTTATCCCTGTGTGGGCTAAGCTCTGACTTGTTTAAGCTCTAAACTTCACCTAATAAATGTGTAAGGAAGGGGGAACTGTCTGACATGACATGGCGTTTGCAAAATTCTCCCTCCTTACATGTAGCAGTTCCTCTAATGTAATGGAAAAgcaagaacacacaaacacacaaagagaacAGACTTGGAACAGACAAATATGTACAGAATCCATGTTAACCTGCATCTGTGTCGAGGCTGCTCATGTGATGGGAAGGAAAATCTTCTGAGTGCTGACAACGTCACCGAGCTTCTGTTTAATCTTCACAAATAGTCGTTTGAACTCTAGACCATCCCcctgtaagacacacacacctcatcatgTCTGGTATGAAAACAGACATTCTCACAAGCAGCACTCTTTACTTGTAGGCCAATTTGGTAATTACATTTGCTAATTATCTAAAGTTTTTTTAGTAATAAAGATTTGTCTTCAATCAAAATTATGTATTAACCTCTGAACaaacttatttaaaaaaaaaaaaaaatcttaattcTTGTGGCCTGACTATTACCCATACAGTTGTGAGGAAAAAAATTAAGAGGCTGTTCAAAATATGCAACAtattttgctgcaatatttaactTGGTTGATTATCTCACAGACCGGACCTGGTGCTACCGGTACTACTAATTTGTTTCATCCTGGCTTGAATTGGATCACTTTTCAAGTAGAGACATTTCACAAATTTGTTTTAACTGCTACAACCCACCTTCGACAGTCTGAAATCCAGCAGCACTCTCTGATTCATCTCTAGCAAATGGACTTTAAAGATGAGCTTG
This Betta splendens chromosome 14, fBetSpl5.4, whole genome shotgun sequence DNA region includes the following protein-coding sequences:
- the LOC114869606 gene encoding V-set and immunoglobulin domain-containing protein 10-like 2 codes for the protein MASQLLGLAFLFLRSSVANSVINGLQITTTGEVVYQDTSVFGVVGRAVNLECGPTLPDMYIWSFTMPGTEAIKAVLYNLGQGVRIQKLAETLGELTPISSSAAVTINKLLIAAEGLYTCQAFYDITGEPKVYYYYVHLIVRVPITNPYLLISDTSPVEGSTVWMSCKLENGTGPVQYSWEHETRTGNITTFAQSTSSTINVTNVSRNNTGWYRCVASNDVNSESSNRLLLDIIFGPDVPQIDVTPYTITERGYSALERETVSLMCQAQSNPASQYVWFYNNSQVYTGPQFTITKILRMHTGDYSCLAQNTYLNTNSRKTISLTVYYPPDGSPSCSLEAALNYTSLRLLCSWSGGFPSPSVQWIGDLKDAKQDQVDTGHKSSSLTNTALLLPSEGLPSSSFFTCAGSHVALRQSANCSTHAYLPTTEPNCFAYVLENKQNLFLSCSWDGGAPKALVWWEGPGGQGNGGEENANILILGYGAAFSGKPYTCHAKHPLLLETKTCRLTLEAPVLLTQRRVVSVYEGSDVQLTCNLRANYLPVNDVTWFNNQGEDVQGTSKYVLLRKSGWTNLTVRDTDGTKDSGEYRCSTSNAVGGTYINVTLVVKKYPMPPNVTLVKVMYNSRQRNAVELEWHVQSEEDSGWTGFILEHTPVSEKMGLKGRNNGTKETDGRITTTDWYSTAIQEPKLRSYTVAKLTPTFTYQFRITPVNYRTIGHPSAARTPVEPGNNMYGAVVGAAIGGMIFAAIPTVLLLIYIVRNRNNNSRLHDMLFGSQHSQSRENINFPEDEVVGSSEGGTEEMGGPSSPGSSMALPRAASPLTTPPSATLTASQPPPPGDDEPVSVIISVKAAGS